The following proteins come from a genomic window of Nothobranchius furzeri strain GRZ-AD chromosome 1, NfurGRZ-RIMD1, whole genome shotgun sequence:
- the rnf212 gene encoding probable E3 SUMO-protein ligase RNF212 isoform X1 — MSFWICCNSCFSSPSADHKLAVSTCGHVICNVCYQKGKQGICLICSTQCQVSPLCEKSSSDVKALFSEFSTLASKNSTEINKVIAFQARHQKRLLSYYQQRNEKLEETCVQMKQEMQRMTNKLNEQRAYIAKLEDSLQQQCAKSSSVSKISLHPRTPQGQMSVQIPFDSPVPLSRHLPASNISESMEVDERSLFRKPNSAGRLSIIKPPMGRMDTTSHRSSSQNLSTTHSAQSATISRFQGTPLTSELSNTQSSVWRSPIFKPPSTFRHSMPSMVFPPP; from the exons ATGTCTTTCTGGATCTGCTGCAATTCCTGCTTTTCTTCCCCGAGCGCAGACCACAAACTGGCTGTCAGCACCTGCGGCCATGTCATCTGTAACGTCTGTTACCAGAAAG GCAAGCAAGGCATATGTTTAATTTGCAGTACCCAGTGCCAAGTATcacccctgtgtgaaaaa AGCAGCTCTGACGTGAAGGCCTTGTTTAGTGAATTCAGTACTTTGGCATCAAAAAATTCAACAGAAATCAACAAA GTAATTGCGTTCCAAGCGAGGCACCAGAAGAGGCTGTTGAGCTACTACCAGCAAAGA AATGAGAAACTGGAGGAGACATGTGTCCAAATGAAGCAGGAAATGCAACGCATGACAAA tAAACTGAATGAACAACGTGCCTACATTGCTAAGCTGGAAGACTCTCTCCAGCAACAATG TGCCAAGTCATCATCTGTTTCTAAGATCAGCCTCCATCCCCGCACTCCACAGGGCCAGATGTCTG TCCAGATCCCGTTTGACTCACCGGTTCCCCTCTCACGACACTTACCAGCCTCTAATAT CAGTGAGAGCATGGAGGTGGATGAAAGGAGTCTGTTCAGGAAA CCCAACTCTGCAGGCAGACTGTCAATTATCAAGCCTCCCATGGGAAGGATGG ACACCACCTCTCACAGATCATCAAGCCAGAACCTGTCTACCACCCACTCTGCTCAGTCAGCCACCATCAG TCGTTTCCAAGGAACACCTTTGACCTCGGAGTTGTCAAACACCCAGAGTTCTGTGTGGAGGTCTCCCATCTTCAAGCCTCCTTCCACCTTCAGACACTCCATGCCATCTATGGTCTTCCCTCCTCCTTAA
- the si:ch211-255i20.3 gene encoding transmembrane emp24 domain-containing protein 11 — translation MSFQGVGFLLQCYLMLAAAMYFDLGEQEEKCIIEEIPEDTLVTGHFLLEPWDRMRLSHSPHLGVTAIVRDPEQEVMMSKRFGKNGKFTFTAHASGQHYICFQTNSTKFSVFAGERLKLHLDVQMGEHSIDPNVDRTKDNLQTLENSLTHLIDQMKFITRHQDYQREKEEVFRAISEETNDKVLWWAVVQTIILLSVGFWQIKRLKDFFIAKKLV, via the exons ATGAGTTTCCAGGGAGTAGGGTTTCTTCTCCAGTGCTACCTGATGCTGGCAGCTGCCATGTATTTTGATCTAGgtgagcaggaggaaaaatgcaTCATTGAGGAGATTCCAGAAGACACACTAGTGACAG GTCACTTCCTGTTGGAGCCCTGGGACCGGATGAGACTGAGCCACTCCCCTCACCTTGGTGTCACTGCGATAGTCAGAGATCCAGAACAGGAG GTCATGATGTCAAAACGCTTTGGAAAAAATGGCAAATTCACCTTCACTGCTCATGCCTCTGGTCAGCATTACATTTGCTTCCAAACCAATTCCACAAAGTTTTCTGTCTTTGCTGGAGAAAGACTG AAGCTACATTTGGATGTCCAGATGGGAGAACACTCTATTGATCCCAACGTTGACAGGACAAAAGACAACTTGCAGACTCTTGAGAACAGTCTCACACACCTCATTGATCAGATGAAGTTCATCACCAGGCATCAGGACTATCAAAGG GAGAAGGAGGAGGTATTCCGTGCAATCAGTGAAGAAACCAACGACAAAGTTCTGTGGTGGGCCGTGGTGCAGACCATCATTCTGCTGTCTGTGGGCTTCTGGCAGATCAAACGACTCAAAGACTTTTTCATAGCCAAGAAACTGGTGTGA
- the rnf212 gene encoding probable E3 SUMO-protein ligase RNF212 isoform X2 — MSFWICCNSCFSSPSADHKLAVSTCGHVICNVCYQKGKQGICLICSTQCQVSPLCEKSSSDVKALFSEFSTLASKNSTEINKVIAFQARHQKRLLSYYQQRNEKLEETCVQMKQEMQRMTNKLNEQRAYIAKLEDSLQQQCAKSSSVSKISLHPRTPQGQMSVQIPFDSPVPLSRHLPASNIESMEVDERSLFRKPNSAGRLSIIKPPMGRMDTTSHRSSSQNLSTTHSAQSATISRFQGTPLTSELSNTQSSVWRSPIFKPPSTFRHSMPSMVFPPP; from the exons ATGTCTTTCTGGATCTGCTGCAATTCCTGCTTTTCTTCCCCGAGCGCAGACCACAAACTGGCTGTCAGCACCTGCGGCCATGTCATCTGTAACGTCTGTTACCAGAAAG GCAAGCAAGGCATATGTTTAATTTGCAGTACCCAGTGCCAAGTATcacccctgtgtgaaaaa AGCAGCTCTGACGTGAAGGCCTTGTTTAGTGAATTCAGTACTTTGGCATCAAAAAATTCAACAGAAATCAACAAA GTAATTGCGTTCCAAGCGAGGCACCAGAAGAGGCTGTTGAGCTACTACCAGCAAAGA AATGAGAAACTGGAGGAGACATGTGTCCAAATGAAGCAGGAAATGCAACGCATGACAAA tAAACTGAATGAACAACGTGCCTACATTGCTAAGCTGGAAGACTCTCTCCAGCAACAATG TGCCAAGTCATCATCTGTTTCTAAGATCAGCCTCCATCCCCGCACTCCACAGGGCCAGATGTCTG TCCAGATCCCGTTTGACTCACCGGTTCCCCTCTCACGACACTTACCAGCCTCTAATAT TGAGAGCATGGAGGTGGATGAAAGGAGTCTGTTCAGGAAA CCCAACTCTGCAGGCAGACTGTCAATTATCAAGCCTCCCATGGGAAGGATGG ACACCACCTCTCACAGATCATCAAGCCAGAACCTGTCTACCACCCACTCTGCTCAGTCAGCCACCATCAG TCGTTTCCAAGGAACACCTTTGACCTCGGAGTTGTCAAACACCCAGAGTTCTGTGTGGAGGTCTCCCATCTTCAAGCCTCCTTCCACCTTCAGACACTCCATGCCATCTATGGTCTTCCCTCCTCCTTAA
- the spon2b gene encoding spondin-2b, translating to MDTTNTRSFSEAVCHLLALMLTISRGIHSMPVPTDVPMCTASETAHYSLTFTGKWTQAAFPKQYPVYRPPAQWSKLIGVTHSFDYHMWQSNEFASNGVREFAEKGEAWTLVKEVETAGERIQSVYGIFSAPAAVGGTGHMNTEFEVFARHSYLSFIVRIVPSPDWFVGVDSVDLCDGDRWKDKVILELFPYDAGTDSGFTFSSPNFETIPQDRVSQITSSFPSHPANSFFYPRLKHLPPIAKVTLTKIKKTNQIISLLLEPTQSNLLPTGNEIEDKLINTPLDCEVSAWSPWGLCKGKCGDSGVQHRTRYVIMQPANSGAACPLLEEERKCFPDNCL from the exons ATGGACACAACGAACACTCGTTCCTTCTCTGAGGCCGTATGTCACCTACTTGCGTTGATGTTGACAATCAGTAGAGGCATTCATTCGATGCCAGTGCCCACTGATGTCCCTATGTGCACAGCGTCTGAGACAGCCCACTACAGCCTAACGTTTACTGGAAAATGGACTCAAGCAGCATTTCCTAAGCAGTATCCTGTCTACCGTCCACCTGCCCAGTGGTCCAAACTCATTG GGGTGACCCACAGCTTCGACTACCACATGTGGCAGAGTAATGAATTTGCCAGCAATGGAGTAAGGGAGTTTGCGGAAAAAGGCGAGGCCTGGACACTCGTGAAGGAAGTGGAGACGGCCGGCGAACGCATCCAGAGCGTTTATGGGATCTtctctgctcctgctgctgtgggAGGCACGGGCCATATGAACACTGAGTTTGAGGTCTTTGCCAGACACTCGTAT CTGTCCTTTATCGTACGGATCGTTCCAAGTCCTGACTGGTTTGTGGGTGTggacagtgttgacctgtgtgatGGTGACCGCTGGAAAGACAAAGTGATACTGGAGCTTTTTCCATATGATGCAGGAACTGACAGCGGGTTCACCTTCTCTTCCCCCAACTTTGAAACTATCCCACAGGACAGAGTCTCACAG ATCACCTCCTCCTTCCCTAGTCACCCTGCCAACTCCTTTTTCTATCCTCGCCTGAAACACTTACCACCCATTGCCAAGGTCACGCTGacaaaaatcaagaaaacaaatcaAATCATCAGTCTGCTGCTGGAGCCCACCCAGTCCAACCTTCTGCCAACAGGAAATGAGATCGAAGACAAGCTCATAA ATACACCTCTGGACTGTGAGGTGTCAGCGTGGTCTCCTTGGGGATTGTGCAAAGGCAAGTGTGGAGACTCAGGAGTGCAGCACCGCACACGGTATGTTATAATGCAGCCAGCCAACAGTGGAGCAGCCTGCCCCCTGCTGGAGGAAGAAAGGAAGTGCTTCCCGGACAACTGTTTATGA